The Penaeus monodon isolate SGIC_2016 chromosome 33, NSTDA_Pmon_1, whole genome shotgun sequence genome includes a window with the following:
- the LOC119594110 gene encoding LOW QUALITY PROTEIN: queuosine salvage protein-like (The sequence of the model RefSeq protein was modified relative to this genomic sequence to represent the inferred CDS: deleted 1 base in 1 codon), which yields MLWPREGGKFISERAKNVQVVPEGVEKVAVMLSESVKEGKMNLKEFLQNDVLPVDKGLTEEQLLNWTFLVDTLNFNFWTPDGEPKYTVRDKGRKRTGYMAMVAAINRAIDEGKKIYDPNYYSKLTLDDIKHIFRSETESTMPLFDERVRVLGEVGKKLIEEYEGTFLNVLKRADCSALKLVDIVTSEFECFRDVAKYEGQEVAMFKRAQILASDIWVLFKGEGLGAFTDIDKLTIFADYRVPQAMAHFGVLKYSPSLEKKLKKQHIFESGEQEEVEIRGCSIHAAELIVERIKELLSQSGCSASINSAKVDFFLWDYRLTHAAALESVPYHRVRCIYY from the exons ATGCTGTGgccgagagaaggaggaaaatttaTCAGCGAGAGGGCGAAGAACGTCCAGGTGGTTCCTGAAGGAGTTGAGAAAGTGGCGGTGATGCTGTCAGAGTCGGTGAAGGAAGGCAAGATGAATTTGAAGGAGTTTTTGCAG AATGATGTACTTCCTGTTGACAAAGGCCTGACAGAAGAGCAACTACTGAATTGGACATTCTTGGTTGACACACTGAACTTCAATTTCTGGACCCCTGATGGAGAGCCAAAATATACTGTCAGAGACAAAGGAAGG AAGCGAACTGGATATATGGCCATGGTTGCTGCTATTAACCGTGCTATCGATGAGGGCAAGAAGATTTATGATCCCAATTACTACTCCAAATTGACCCTTGATGACATTAAGCACATATTTCGCTCCGAGACTGAGTCTACTATGCCACTTTTTGATGAACGAGTTCGCGTACTCGGTGAAGTGGGCAAGAAGTTGATAGAGGAATATGAAGGAACCTTTCTGAATGTTCTTAAAAGGGCAGACTGCAGTGCCTTGAAACTGGTGGACATTGTAACTAGTGAATTTGAGTGCTTTAGAGATGTTGCAAAGTATGAGGGGCAGGAAGTGGCCATGTTCAAGAGGGCACAGATTTTAGCGAGTGACATCTGGGTCCTCTTT AAGGGAGAGGGCCTAGGAGCTTTCACAGACATTGACAAGCTAACAATATTTGCAGACTATAGAGTACCTCAGGCCATGGCTCATTTTGGAGTGCTGAAGTACTCTCCCTCCCTGGAGAAGAAGCTGAAGAAGCAACACATCTTTGAGAGTGGAGAGCAGGAAGAG GTTGAGATCCGAGGCTGCTCCATCCATGCTGCAGAGCTGATTGTAGAACGGATAAAAGAGCTCTTGTCACAGTCAGGTTGTTCTGCATCAATTAATAGTGCCAAGGTTGATTTCTTCCTCTGGGACTATCGGCTGACGCATGCTGCTGCCCTGGAGAGTGTGCCATACCACAGAGTTAGATGTATTTATTATTAG
- the LOC119594111 gene encoding LOW QUALITY PROTEIN: phospholipase D gamma 1-like (The sequence of the model RefSeq protein was modified relative to this genomic sequence to represent the inferred CDS: deleted 1 base in 1 codon), which produces MVVLCGRLEVVVVEACDLPNLDQNVLRRKDKSDPYCVVEVQGGSGSLHKVGKTFTIDDCLNPKWYYKVSADISQDVAGLRFTVKDKDLLSSETIGSCFLPVHTFIDNSAPHEAELALVNSKGFQAGTLKVTASFVYDRNQPGVTIGDRAWNKASELRDRVSRKLPKYGNSCDSISSFGEMAFLHGVLDLKLERANNLPNLDSSILSLSKKDVSDPFVVVTLEDVDGEPWKIATTHVIDNNLNPVWEETFRVDICHDVASITFTVRDKDFLSSEQIGSVSFPVNTLTQENGVHGTFELLRENKNKRAGTLTLSMTYKPKQAVQPSYEVPECLFPLRLDNQVQLYQDTHCPALPIPLIDSYGNAYQPRSTWKDIYTTLMEATQFIYMVGWSISAKIPLLRDEGEDNRTLGEILKQKAYEGVRVRLLLWDELTSNDLRKTGAMSTEDEETANFFRGTPVVVVLAPRDRHTKDMFSTKMHFTMLCYTHHQKCVIADSPILEMPGQKKVVAYVGGLDLTGGRYDNPTHPLFRTLVREHRNDFRNRVFPTLTSANGPREPWHDIHSRVEGPAAHDVLMNFLERWRKQAADQIDTIVPLQQMDGIVMDYRSCAPDRWSVQVFRSINTDSAQFDWTTAVGLTKKKGRAFDNSLHRAYIHNIRRARRMIYIENQYFMGSSHMWPECRDAKAGNLVPLEIATKIEEKIRDGERFVAYICIPMFPEGKPADKVTQEILHWQLRTMQMMYSRVAAAIKQAGLEAHPQDYLLFLCLGKKEAPEEVPEELVPPEDPSTTLAFTNRRLMIYVHSKMAIFDDEYIIVGSANINDRSLSGNRDTEIATGSYQPMYVGTGGELPRGDVSMFRRALWAEHLGTAAPVDQDPSSVECVRAVRWLAEDALRAYIEPGDAPTPRHMLLYPLQVNPDGTVTPRPDCPTFPDTMGSVMGARSKVFPSTLTT; this is translated from the exons ATGGTGGTGCTGTGCGGCCGCCTCGAGGTGGTAGTGGTCGAGGCGTGCGACCTGCCCAACCTCGACCAGAACGTGCTGCGG CGGAAGGACAAGAGCGACCCCTACTGCGTGGTGGAGGTGCAAGGAGGCAGCGGCAGCCTACATAAAGTCGGGAAGACTTTCACCATAGACGACTGCCTCAACCCCAAGTGGTACTACAAAGTGTCGGCGGACATCAGCCAGGACGTTGCTGGCCTTAGATTCACAGTGAAAGATAAAGACTTGTTATCTTCCGAAACGATCGGCAGTTGTTTCCTGCCTGTGCATACCTTCATAGACAACAGTGCTCCCCATGAGGCAGAACTTGCGCTAGTGAACAGTAAAGGTTTCCAAGCCGGGACACTCAAGGTTACGGCTTCCTTTGTGTACGACAGAAACCAGCCGGGCGTGACCATAGGTGATCGAGCGTGGAACAAAGCGAGTGAACTGAGAGACAGAGTGTCGAGAAAACTCCCCAAATACGGTAACTCGTGCGACTCGATAAGCTCATTCGGCGAGATGGCGTTCCTGCACGGCGTCCTCGACCTGAAGCTGGAGCGGGCCAACAACCTGCCCAACCTGGACAGCTCCATCCTCAGCCTCAGCAAGAAGGACGTCTCGGACCCCTTCGTGGTGGTGACGCTGGAGGACGTGGACGGCGAGCCCTGGAAGATCGCCACCACGCACGTCATCGACAACAACCTCAACCCCGTGTGGGAGGAAACCTTCCGCGTGGACATCTGCCACGACGTGGCCTCCATCACCTTCACCGTCCGAGACAAGGACTTCCTCTCCTCCGAGCAGATCGGCTCCGTCTCTTTCCCCGTCAACACCCTCACCCAGGAGAATGGCGTGCACGGCACCTTCGAGCTTCTGAGGGAGAACAAGAACAAGCGGGCGGGCACGCTGACCCTCTCCATGACGTACAAGCCCAAGCAAGCCGTGCAGCCGTCTTACGAAGTGCCTGAGTGCCTGTTCCCCCTCCGCCTCGACAACCAGGTGCAGCTGTACCAGGACACCCACTGCCCCGCCCTGCCCATCCCCCTCATCGACAGCTACGGCAACGCGTACCAGCCGCGCAGCACCTGGAAGGACATCTACACCACCCTCATGGAGGCCACGCAGTTCATCTACATGGTGGGCTGGAGCATCAGCGCCAAAATCCCGCTGCTCAGGGACGAGGGCGAGGACAACCGCACCCTCGGGGAGATCCTCAAGCAGAAGGCGTACGAGGGCGTGCGCGTCCGCCTCCTGCTGTGGGACGAGCTCACGTCCAACGACCTGAGGAAGACGGGCGCCATGAGCACGGAGGACGAGGAGACGGCCAACTTCTTCCGCGGGACGCCCGTCGTGGTGGTGCTGGCGCCGCGGGACCGCCACACCAAGGACATGTTCTCCACCAAGATGCACTTCACCATGCTCTGCTACACGCACCACCAGAAGTGCGTCATTGCCGACTCACCCATCCTGGAGATGCCCGGACAGAAGAAGGTGGTCGCCTACGTGGGCGGCCTCGACCTCACGGGCGGCCGCTacgacaaccccacacacccgctGTTCCGCACCTTAGTGCGCGAGCACAGGAACGACTTCAGAAACCGCGTGTTTCCGACGCTGACCAGCGCCAACGGGCCCCGAGAGCCTTGGCATGACATCCACAGTCGCGTGGAGGGCCCTGCCGCCCATGACGTCCTCATGAACTTCCTAGAGCGCTGGAGGAAGCAAGCGGCCGACCAGATCGACACCATCGTTCCCCTGCAGCAGATGGACGGCATCGTCATGGACTACCGCTCGTGCGCGCCCGACCGCTGGAGCGTGCAGGTGTTCCGCTCCATCAACACGGACTCGGCGCAGTTCGACTGGACCACCGCCGTGGGCCTCACCAAGAAGAAGGGGCGCGCCTTCGACAACAGCCTCCACCGCGCCTACATCCACAACATCCGCCGCGCGCGCCGCATGATCTACATCGAGAACCAGTACTTCATGGGCAGCAGCCACATGTGGCCCGAGTGCCGCGACGCCAAGGCGGGCAACCTCGTGCCGCTCGAGATCGCCACCAAGATCGAGGAGAAGATCCGCGACGGCGAGCGCTTCGTCGCCTACATCTGCATCCCCATGTTCCCCGAGGGCAAGCCCGCAGACAAG GTGACCCAGGAAATCCTGCATTGGCAGCTGCGCACGATGCAGATGATGTACAGCCGCGTCGCCGCCGCCATCAAGCAAGCCGGGTTGGAGGCTCACCCCCAGGACTACCTGCTCTTCCTGTGCCTCGGCAAGAAGGAGGCCCCCGAGGAGGTGCCTGAGGAGTTGGTTCCACCCGAAGACCCGTCTACGACCCTAGCCTTCACCAACCGTCGCCTTATGATCTACGTCCACTCCAAGATGGCCATATTTGATGACGAGTACATCATCGTGGGCTCGGCCAATATCAACGACCGCTCGTTGAGTGGCAATCGCGACACGGAGATCGCCACCGGCTCCTACCAGCCCATGTACGTGGGCACAGGCGGCGAGCTGCCCCGCGGGGACGTGAGCATGTTCCGACGTGCGCTGTGGGCCGAGCACCTGGGCACCGCCGCCCCCGTGGACCAGGACCCCTCGAGCGTCGAATGCGTCCGGGCCGTCCGCTGGCTGGCCGAGGACGCCCTCCGCGCATACATTGAACCCGGAGATGCTCCCACGCCCCGCCACATGCTGCTGTATCCGCTGCAGGTCAACCCCGATGGCACGGTGACCCCGCGACCTGACTGCCCCACTTTCCCGGATACAATGGGCAGTGTGATGGGAGCAAGGTCAAAGGTGTTCCCAAGCACCCTCACCACCTAA